A genomic segment from Flavobacterium litorale encodes:
- a CDS encoding c-type cytochrome — protein MKHLLSIFAVLVLISCKKEEKKESLYPESMTEATSESTATKMTASETLGQEIFNGKGNCHTCHKADKKVIGPSIKEITKIYAEQNGDMAAFLRGKADPIVDPSQYDVMKTNFYITKHFTDEEMQAVVDYMMYFQEK, from the coding sequence ATGAAACACTTACTTTCTATATTCGCAGTATTAGTATTAATTTCTTGCAAAAAAGAAGAAAAAAAAGAATCGTTATACCCTGAAAGTATGACGGAAGCAACTAGCGAAAGTACCGCAACTAAAATGACGGCTTCGGAAACGTTGGGGCAAGAAATTTTTAATGGCAAAGGCAATTGCCACACCTGCCACAAAGCCGACAAAAAAGTTATTGGACCAAGCATTAAAGAAATTACAAAAATATACGCCGAGCAAAACGGCGATATGGCTGCTTTTTTGCGTGGTAAAGCCGACCCGATTGTAGACCCATCGCAATATGATGTAATGAAAACCAACTTTTACATTACCAAACATTTTACTGATGAAGAAATGCAGGCAGTGGTAGATTATATGATGTACTTTCAAGAAAAGTAG
- the hemE gene encoding uroporphyrinogen decarboxylase: MSIKNDLFLKALRNETVERPPVWMMRQAGRYLPEFMALKDKYDFFTRCQTPELAAEITVQPIRIVKPDAAILFSDILVIPQAMGIDVEMKPDFGPYLPNPIRTAKDVEKVRVPEINEELGYVMDAIKLTKEMLNDEVPLIGFAGSPWTILCYAVEGRGSKSFDKAKGFCFSQPEAAHALLQKITDTTIAYLKEKVKSGVNAVQIFDSWGGMLSPVDYQEFSWQYINQIVEALAPKTHVIVFGKGCWFALDEMARSKASALGVDWTCSPRNARYLTGGNITLQGNFDPSRLLSPIPTIKKMVHQMIDEFGKDNYIVNLGHGILPHVPVDHAKAFIEAVKEYK; the protein is encoded by the coding sequence ATGAGCATAAAAAACGATTTATTCCTAAAGGCACTACGTAACGAAACCGTAGAACGTCCACCTGTATGGATGATGCGCCAAGCAGGACGCTACCTGCCCGAGTTTATGGCATTAAAAGATAAATACGACTTTTTTACCCGCTGCCAAACACCAGAGCTGGCTGCCGAGATAACTGTACAACCCATACGCATTGTAAAACCCGATGCTGCCATACTATTTTCGGATATTTTGGTAATACCCCAAGCTATGGGAATAGACGTAGAAATGAAACCCGATTTTGGTCCGTATTTACCCAACCCCATACGTACCGCTAAGGATGTAGAAAAAGTACGCGTTCCTGAAATTAATGAAGAGCTGGGTTATGTTATGGATGCCATAAAGCTAACCAAAGAAATGCTAAACGACGAAGTGCCGCTAATTGGTTTTGCAGGGTCGCCATGGACGATACTTTGCTATGCCGTAGAAGGTAGAGGCTCTAAAAGTTTTGATAAAGCCAAAGGATTCTGCTTTTCACAACCCGAAGCAGCCCACGCACTACTGCAAAAAATAACCGATACCACTATTGCCTATCTTAAAGAAAAAGTAAAATCTGGCGTTAATGCAGTCCAAATTTTCGATAGTTGGGGTGGTATGCTAAGCCCTGTTGATTATCAGGAGTTTTCGTGGCAATACATTAACCAAATTGTAGAGGCACTAGCACCCAAAACCCACGTAATTGTATTTGGTAAAGGCTGTTGGTTTGCATTGGACGAAATGGCACGAAGTAAAGCATCGGCACTTGGGGTAGACTGGACGTGTTCGCCACGCAACGCACGGTATCTAACAGGCGGAAACATAACACTACAAGGTAATTTTGACCCAAGCCGATTACTATCGCCCATACCAACCATTAAAAAAATGGTACACCAAATGATTGATGAATTTGGTAAGGATAACTATATTGTAAACTTAGGACATGGTATATTACCCCATGTTCCTGTAGACCATGCCAAGGCATTTATAGAAGCCGTAAAAGAGTATAAATAA
- a CDS encoding potassium channel family protein: MKIIIFGLGNFGMSLAVNLTETGNEVIGIDNDMGKVNLVKNQISHAVCMDATNELAYQALPVKDADLAVIAIGENEGAAIIATAIIKKLSGARIIGRSLSPIHDTVLEAMGIETIIHPEQDFADRLAKKINLKGIVDNFNIDKNYSISEIKALPEFTGKTLEELEFRQTYNMHVVTIIRKQVRKSIIGTTSKIDQSEGFITKDCVIMENDLLVVFGLNKDIGKFCNRSQKSNR; the protein is encoded by the coding sequence ATGAAGATTATCATATTCGGACTAGGAAATTTCGGGATGTCGTTAGCCGTAAACCTTACAGAAACAGGCAACGAGGTAATTGGTATTGATAACGATATGGGCAAGGTTAACTTGGTAAAAAACCAAATATCGCACGCTGTGTGTATGGATGCCACCAACGAGCTAGCCTACCAAGCACTCCCCGTAAAGGATGCCGACCTTGCTGTTATTGCCATTGGCGAAAACGAAGGGGCTGCCATTATAGCTACTGCCATTATTAAAAAACTATCGGGTGCACGTATTATAGGGCGTTCGCTATCACCCATTCACGATACGGTACTGGAGGCTATGGGTATCGAAACAATTATTCACCCTGAACAGGATTTCGCCGATAGGCTTGCTAAAAAAATAAACCTAAAGGGTATTGTAGATAATTTTAATATTGATAAAAACTACAGCATATCGGAAATAAAGGCATTACCCGAGTTTACAGGAAAAACCCTTGAAGAATTGGAGTTTAGGCAAACCTACAACATGCACGTAGTAACCATTATACGCAAGCAAGTACGAAAGTCGATAATAGGGACAACCAGTAAAATAGACCAATCTGAAGGTTTTATAACTAAAGATTGTGTTATAATGGAAAACGACTTATTGGTAGTATTTGGGCTTAATAAAGATATTGGTAAGTTTTGTAACCGCTCGCAAAAAAGCAATCGTTAG
- the hemA gene encoding glutamyl-tRNA reductase: protein MENHNTSKHQYFYAVGLSYRKADAEMRGKFSLDAEGKHNLLQQAKQEGISSLVAVSTCNRTEIYGFANHPFQLIKLLCDNSRGTVEEFQRVAFVYKNNEAINHVLRVGTGLDSQILGDFEIISQIKIGFSASKNLGLANAFLERLINCTIQASRRIKNETELSSGATSVSFASVQYIMNNVADMQNKNILLFGTGKIGRNTCENLVKHTKNEHITLINRTKDKAEKVAGKFNLVVKDYDVLPLEIPKSDVLVVATGAQNPTIDKDILVVKKPLLILDLSIPKNVHDNVKELDNVTVVHLDDLSKITDDTLENRKKYIPAAEAIIAEVEDDFVNWLNARKFAPTIHALKEKLNTIKDTELNFQRKKINNFDEDQAEIISQRIIHKITTHFANHLKDRDTMVDESIEWIEKVFRIENSTK, encoded by the coding sequence ATGGAGAATCATAATACATCGAAGCATCAGTATTTTTATGCTGTAGGTTTGAGCTACAGGAAAGCCGATGCCGAGATGAGGGGGAAATTTAGTTTGGATGCCGAAGGCAAGCATAACTTGTTACAACAGGCTAAACAAGAGGGCATAAGCAGCCTTGTTGCTGTATCTACTTGTAACAGAACCGAAATTTATGGTTTTGCCAATCACCCTTTCCAACTCATAAAATTACTTTGTGATAATAGCCGTGGTACTGTTGAGGAGTTTCAGCGTGTTGCCTTTGTATATAAAAATAACGAGGCAATTAATCATGTACTTCGTGTGGGTACAGGTTTGGATAGCCAAATATTGGGCGATTTCGAAATTATTAGCCAAATAAAAATAGGATTTTCAGCCTCTAAGAACTTAGGGCTTGCCAATGCATTTTTAGAACGATTGATAAACTGCACGATACAGGCGAGCCGTAGAATTAAAAACGAAACAGAGCTAAGCTCGGGTGCAACATCCGTATCGTTTGCATCGGTACAATACATTATGAATAATGTTGCCGATATGCAAAATAAAAACATTTTGCTCTTTGGCACGGGTAAAATTGGCAGAAACACCTGCGAAAACCTTGTAAAGCATACCAAAAACGAGCACATTACGCTTATAAACCGTACTAAGGACAAAGCGGAAAAAGTAGCAGGTAAATTTAACCTTGTTGTAAAAGATTACGATGTTTTACCACTAGAGATACCGAAATCGGATGTGTTGGTAGTGGCTACAGGAGCGCAAAACCCTACTATTGATAAAGATATTTTAGTGGTTAAAAAGCCATTGTTAATACTGGATCTTTCTATCCCTAAAAATGTACACGATAATGTTAAGGAACTGGATAACGTTACTGTGGTTCACCTAGACGATTTATCTAAAATAACAGATGATACGCTAGAAAACAGAAAAAAATACATTCCTGCAGCAGAAGCTATTATTGCCGAAGTGGAAGACGATTTTGTAAACTGGCTTAATGCCCGAAAGTTTGCACCAACCATACACGCGCTTAAGGAAAAACTTAACACAATAAAGGATACCGAATTAAACTTTCAGCGCAAAAAAATAAATAATTTTGATGAAGATCAGGCAGAAATAATCAGCCAACGTATTATTCATAAAATTACAACACATTTTGCAAACCACCTGAAAGACAGGGATACTATGGTAGATGAAAGCATCGAATGGATAGAAAAGGTATTCCGCATCGAAAACTCCACAAAATGA
- a CDS encoding response regulator transcription factor, producing the protein MKKKILYVEDDTTLAFLTADNLEQEYEVVHYDNGKEAFDAFTEQDFDLCVLDVMLPQMDGFELATAIRERDVEVPIIFLSAKTLKEDRIKGLRLGADDYLVKPYSMEELTLKIEVFLQRSQKQSKQKNSKYTIGNFAFDAVNYTITHNGKTTQLTERESALLQLFIENKNIVLKREQILKSIWGTDDYFMGRSMDVFISRLRKIFKADERIRIENIPRVGFKLVAP; encoded by the coding sequence ATGAAAAAGAAAATACTATATGTAGAAGACGATACTACGCTTGCTTTTTTAACTGCCGATAATTTAGAGCAGGAATACGAAGTAGTCCATTACGATAATGGCAAGGAGGCCTTTGATGCCTTTACAGAACAAGATTTTGATTTGTGTGTGTTGGACGTTATGCTACCCCAAATGGATGGTTTTGAGCTGGCAACTGCCATACGCGAACGCGATGTAGAAGTACCCATTATATTCCTATCGGCTAAAACATTGAAAGAGGACCGTATAAAAGGCTTGCGGCTTGGTGCAGACGATTATTTGGTAAAGCCCTACAGTATGGAAGAGCTTACACTAAAAATAGAAGTGTTTTTACAGCGCAGCCAAAAACAATCCAAACAAAAAAATAGCAAATATACCATAGGCAATTTTGCTTTTGATGCCGTAAACTATACCATAACCCATAATGGCAAAACCACGCAGTTAACCGAACGAGAGTCGGCGTTGCTGCAGTTGTTTATTGAGAATAAAAATATCGTACTTAAACGTGAGCAAATATTAAAATCCATTTGGGGTACGGACGATTATTTTATGGGGCGCAGTATGGATGTGTTTATCTCGCGGCTGCGCAAAATATTTAAGGCTGACGAGCGTATTCGTATCGAGAATATACCCCGCGTAGGTTTTAAACTTGTAGCACCGTGA
- a CDS encoding uroporphyrinogen-III synthase — protein sequence MERSVRIVSTKKLQSNQRQYLLNAGLALTEANFISVKHKTFTTNDIRKNLIFTSQNGFKAFLANIPLGGAYKNHAIFCVGQKTRNVIVSEGYTVIAFSDYAEELAATIINNYNKERFTFLSGNIRRDTLPNALKNAGVDYNEIEVYKTALTPHKMNTEANGLLFFSPSGVASFLKQNTVGTATCFCIGTTTAEALTGITKKIIVANKPTIENVIIQCINYYKDNT from the coding sequence ATGGAAAGGTCTGTACGCATCGTATCAACAAAAAAGCTACAGTCCAACCAACGGCAGTACCTGCTTAATGCAGGGCTGGCACTAACCGAAGCCAATTTTATAAGCGTTAAGCATAAAACATTTACAACAAACGATATAAGGAAAAACCTGATTTTTACAAGCCAAAACGGTTTTAAAGCCTTTTTAGCCAACATACCACTGGGCGGAGCATATAAAAACCATGCTATATTTTGCGTAGGTCAAAAAACCCGCAATGTAATAGTAAGTGAAGGATATACGGTTATTGCTTTTTCGGATTATGCGGAGGAATTGGCTGCAACGATTATAAACAATTACAACAAAGAACGTTTTACGTTCTTATCGGGTAATATTCGCCGAGACACATTGCCCAACGCATTAAAAAATGCAGGGGTAGACTATAACGAAATTGAAGTATACAAAACAGCGCTAACACCGCATAAAATGAATACCGAGGCTAACGGGTTGTTGTTTTTTAGCCCTAGCGGGGTAGCTAGCTTTTTAAAACAAAACACTGTTGGTACTGCCACCTGCTTTTGCATTGGCACTACTACAGCAGAAGCTCTAACAGGCATAACAAAAAAGATAATAGTAGCAAACAAACCCACTATAGAGAATGTGATAATACAGTGTATTAACTACTATAAAGATAACACCTAA
- the hemF gene encoding oxygen-dependent coproporphyrinogen oxidase — protein sequence MKDKFYHYIQQLQDTITAGLEKADGKATFKQDLWERPEGGGGRTRVIENGAVFEKGGVNISAVHGPLPKAMQAYFNVGDVDFFACGLSLVIHPKNPFVPTVHANWRYFEMYDKTDLSPSGRLRGAWFGGGQDLTPYYLFEEDATHFHSVCKTACDKHNPEFYPKYKKQCDEYFWNSHRNEARGIGGLFFDHCKATDDFSMEQWYNFVTEVGNSFLNAYVPIVEKRKNIAYTPENRTWQEIRRGRYVEFNLVHDKGTLFGLKTNGRIESILMSLPPYVQWVYDHHPEKGSAEERLIQVLEKPKEWIR from the coding sequence ATGAAAGATAAATTTTACCACTACATACAACAATTACAAGATACCATAACGGCAGGGCTAGAAAAAGCCGATGGCAAAGCAACCTTTAAGCAAGACTTATGGGAACGCCCCGAAGGCGGTGGCGGGCGCACCCGTGTAATCGAAAACGGAGCTGTATTCGAAAAAGGCGGCGTAAATATCTCAGCAGTACACGGACCACTCCCCAAAGCCATGCAAGCCTATTTTAACGTGGGTGATGTCGATTTTTTTGCTTGCGGATTAAGTTTGGTAATCCACCCTAAAAACCCTTTTGTGCCTACAGTGCATGCCAACTGGCGTTATTTTGAGATGTACGATAAAACCGACCTATCCCCCTCGGGGAGATTGAGAGGGGCATGGTTTGGTGGCGGGCAGGACCTTACCCCCTACTATTTATTTGAGGAAGATGCTACACATTTTCATAGTGTGTGCAAAACGGCTTGCGACAAACACAACCCTGAATTTTACCCGAAATATAAAAAGCAATGCGATGAGTATTTTTGGAACAGCCACCGTAACGAAGCACGTGGTATTGGCGGGCTATTTTTTGACCATTGCAAAGCTACCGATGATTTTAGTATGGAACAATGGTATAACTTTGTTACCGAAGTAGGCAACAGTTTTTTAAATGCCTACGTGCCTATTGTAGAAAAACGAAAAAACATAGCCTATACACCCGAAAACAGAACGTGGCAGGAAATTAGGCGCGGGCGTTACGTAGAGTTTAATTTAGTACACGATAAAGGCACCCTATTCGGCTTAAAAACCAACGGACGTATTGAAAGTATATTAATGAGCTTACCACCCTATGTGCAATGGGTATACGACCATCATCCTGAAAAGGGAAGTGCAGAAGAAAGATTAATTCAAGTATTAGAAAAGCCGAAAGAGTGGATTCGATAG
- a CDS encoding TrkH family potassium uptake protein has protein sequence MFKNISNVLSKIYGFVDILLITFLVFDFGFENLIYEVFEHKTLYFVGLIVGLMGFNVVRFFYTENPTLKKMLKANTLVLALTLVTATATFMSSGEYERLYNANLVIDTGLILYFFLRLTSLLRKLYALYYNPTILFVGSFAVTGLIGAFLLMLPNATTHGISFTDALFTSTSAVCVTGLIVLDTATDFTFMGKTVILCLIQLGGIGMLTFTSFFAFFFKQGSSFREGMNVSSFVDSDNLQNVLHFAMRVVAFTVGVEIAGALLIYSFIVDIPSIQNKLFFSVFHSVSAFCNAGFSTFSDGLNDQSLQDAYAFQWVIMHLVIFGGLGYNIVFNFVRYIRLFIVNSVTNMRFQAPVRTLTLNSRIVIITTAILLTVGSFFFFFAEYNNTFKDETLFGKITSAAFTSVTARTAGFNTFDFASLSMPAILFVIFLMWIGASPGSTGGGIKTSTFALATLNIISIARGKQHIELRSRKINNQSVKRAFAIICISLMVIGMGVLMVLFFEKDFSLIQVAFEVFSAFSTVGLSLGITAELSIGSKYVLIMVMFLGRIGLLNLLVGMLKTMEAHSYEYPEENILIN, from the coding sequence ATGTTTAAAAATATTTCGAACGTACTGTCTAAGATATACGGGTTTGTAGATATCTTACTAATTACCTTTTTGGTGTTCGATTTTGGCTTCGAAAATCTCATTTACGAAGTATTCGAGCATAAAACACTCTACTTTGTTGGATTAATTGTTGGGCTTATGGGCTTTAACGTGGTACGGTTTTTTTATACCGAAAATCCAACGCTAAAAAAAATGCTCAAGGCAAACACACTAGTACTAGCATTAACGCTAGTAACAGCAACCGCCACTTTTATGAGCAGCGGCGAGTACGAACGCCTGTACAACGCCAATTTAGTTATAGATACGGGGCTTATACTCTACTTTTTTTTACGGCTCACTAGCCTACTCCGCAAATTATACGCACTCTATTACAACCCTACCATACTATTTGTAGGAAGTTTTGCCGTTACGGGGCTTATAGGTGCCTTTTTACTCATGTTACCCAACGCTACCACACACGGCATAAGTTTTACTGATGCTCTCTTTACCTCAACTAGCGCAGTATGCGTTACGGGGCTCATTGTATTGGATACCGCCACCGATTTTACCTTTATGGGTAAAACTGTAATACTCTGCCTTATACAATTGGGTGGTATTGGTATGCTTACCTTTACATCGTTTTTTGCCTTCTTTTTCAAGCAGGGTTCATCGTTTAGAGAGGGAATGAATGTAAGTAGCTTTGTAGATAGCGATAACCTGCAAAATGTACTCCATTTTGCCATGCGGGTAGTGGCCTTTACAGTAGGGGTAGAAATTGCAGGAGCGTTACTCATTTACTCCTTTATAGTAGATATACCCAGCATACAAAACAAACTATTTTTCTCGGTATTCCACTCCGTTTCAGCATTCTGTAACGCAGGATTTTCAACCTTTTCCGATGGGTTAAATGACCAATCGTTGCAAGATGCCTATGCTTTCCAATGGGTAATTATGCATCTCGTTATTTTTGGTGGTTTGGGTTATAACATCGTGTTTAACTTTGTACGGTACATTAGGCTATTCATCGTAAATAGTGTAACCAATATGCGTTTTCAGGCACCTGTACGCACCCTTACACTCAACTCGCGCATTGTTATTATAACCACCGCAATATTGCTTACCGTAGGTAGTTTCTTTTTCTTTTTTGCAGAATACAACAATACCTTTAAGGACGAAACGCTTTTTGGTAAAATTACATCGGCAGCCTTTACATCGGTAACTGCACGTACGGCTGGTTTTAATACTTTCGATTTCGCATCCTTATCCATGCCCGCCATACTGTTTGTAATATTTTTAATGTGGATAGGAGCATCACCAGGCTCAACAGGAGGAGGTATAAAAACCAGTACCTTTGCATTGGCTACGCTCAACATAATATCTATAGCACGAGGTAAACAACACATAGAGCTACGCAGCCGAAAAATTAACAACCAATCGGTTAAGCGGGCGTTTGCCATTATATGCATTTCGCTCATGGTAATAGGTATGGGCGTGTTAATGGTATTGTTTTTTGAAAAAGATTTCTCGCTTATACAAGTCGCCTTCGAGGTATTCTCGGCGTTTAGTACCGTTGGGCTTAGCTTGGGCATAACAGCAGAGCTTAGTATAGGTAGTAAATATGTTTTGATAATGGTAATGTTTTTAGGACGGATAGGGCTACTCAACCTACTAGTGGGTATGCTAAAAACTATGGAAGCCCATAGTTATGAATATCCAGAAGAAAACATACTGATAAACTAA
- the hemC gene encoding hydroxymethylbilane synthase, translating into MNKAIRIGTRDSELALWQAHTVQAKLEALGYTTEIVAVKSKGDVVLDVPLYEFGITGIFTKTLDVAMIKGEVDIAVHSMKDVPTALPKGIVQAAVLERAATEDILVHKGSLDFLEGEGTIATGSLRRQAQWLNRYPQHNVTDLRGNVNTRLKKLAESNWGGAIFAAAGLKRINLLPENHINLDWMIPAPAQGAMVVVAMEHDDYCREAIAKLNDNQTEICTFIERQFLKKLEGGCTAPIGALAQFKDDAIYFEGALLAINGKQKIEIQKTIAANADYSTFGEQCAQEILNNGGTALMQAIRNALSKK; encoded by the coding sequence ATGAACAAAGCCATAAGAATAGGCACCCGCGATAGCGAACTCGCACTATGGCAGGCACACACCGTACAGGCAAAACTAGAAGCCTTAGGCTATACTACCGAAATTGTTGCTGTAAAATCTAAAGGCGATGTAGTGTTGGATGTACCTTTATACGAATTTGGTATAACAGGGATATTTACCAAAACACTAGATGTTGCCATGATTAAAGGCGAGGTAGACATTGCCGTACACTCCATGAAAGATGTACCCACCGCACTACCCAAAGGTATTGTACAAGCTGCCGTTTTAGAGCGTGCCGCAACTGAAGATATACTAGTACACAAAGGTAGTTTGGACTTTTTAGAAGGCGAAGGTACTATTGCCACAGGTAGCCTACGTAGGCAAGCGCAATGGTTAAACCGTTACCCACAACACAACGTAACCGATTTGCGCGGTAATGTAAACACACGCCTTAAAAAATTAGCAGAAAGCAACTGGGGCGGAGCCATATTTGCTGCTGCTGGGCTAAAGCGGATTAACCTACTACCCGAAAATCATATCAATCTGGATTGGATGATACCCGCACCCGCACAAGGGGCTATGGTAGTGGTAGCTATGGAGCACGACGATTATTGCCGCGAAGCTATTGCCAAACTTAACGATAACCAAACAGAAATTTGTACCTTTATAGAACGTCAGTTCCTAAAAAAACTAGAGGGCGGGTGTACAGCACCTATTGGTGCATTGGCACAGTTTAAAGATGATGCTATTTATTTTGAAGGCGCATTATTAGCGATAAACGGAAAGCAAAAAATAGAGATACAAAAAACAATTGCTGCCAACGCTGATTACAGTACCTTTGGAGAGCAATGCGCACAAGAAATATTAAACAATGGTGGTACAGCACTAATGCAGGCAATACGAAATGCGCTAAGTAAAAAATAA
- a CDS encoding GNAT family N-acetyltransferase: MGTISWKTDRIANTTPEEFYDLIVRNRQHIYLTFPATSSSCTSLEKTKTFLKNAAALEQGGRGYYFYLRNSDNLMIGYICIKNIDRNCDKCELAYFVDKDYQGQGIISKAVSNITAYCFNKINMNKVFICAATTNIGSQRVAKKNGYLQEGLLREDFKNGDGKLEDTLYFGLLKSEYNER; the protein is encoded by the coding sequence ATGGGAACAATAAGCTGGAAAACCGACCGTATTGCCAATACCACGCCTGAGGAGTTTTACGACCTTATAGTGCGTAATAGGCAGCACATATACCTAACATTTCCAGCTACGTCCTCAAGTTGCACCAGTTTAGAAAAAACAAAAACCTTTTTAAAAAATGCTGCTGCTTTAGAACAGGGAGGCAGAGGCTACTATTTTTATTTACGCAATAGCGACAATTTAATGATTGGCTACATCTGTATTAAGAATATCGACCGAAATTGCGATAAATGTGAATTGGCTTATTTTGTTGATAAAGATTACCAAGGGCAGGGCATAATATCTAAAGCCGTAAGCAATATAACAGCCTATTGCTTTAACAAAATCAATATGAATAAAGTATTTATTTGTGCCGCAACAACCAATATTGGCAGCCAAAGAGTAGCCAAAAAAAATGGCTATTTGCAGGAAGGGCTATTGCGGGAAGATTTTAAAAATGGCGACGGGAAACTGGAAGACACACTGTATTTTGGACTTTTGAAATCGGAGTATAATGAAAGATAA
- the hemB gene encoding porphobilinogen synthase has translation MFPIQRDRRLRTTEAIRAIMRETTLTPNDFMFPMFIAEGKNVQIEIPSMPGIYRRSVDLTVKEVKELWSLGIKAINIYVKVSDNLKDNTGKEAWNPNGLMQQAIKAIKDAVPGMIVMPDVALDPYSIYGHDGIVESGAIINDATVDALTRMSVSHADAGADFVAPSDMMDGRVLAIRKALEESGHHNVGIMSYSAKYASSFYGPFRDALDSAPKSSGVPVPKDKKTYQMDYANRIEAIKEALHDVEEGADIIMVKPGLAYLDIVREVKNAVNVPVSVFHVSGEYAMVKAAAEKGWLDHDKIMIEQLHCIKRAGANLISTYFAKEAAIVLNK, from the coding sequence ATGTTCCCCATACAACGCGACAGACGATTACGTACTACAGAAGCCATACGTGCTATTATGCGCGAAACTACGCTTACGCCTAACGATTTTATGTTCCCGATGTTTATTGCAGAAGGTAAAAATGTACAAATTGAAATTCCCTCCATGCCAGGCATCTATCGCCGTTCGGTAGACCTTACCGTAAAAGAAGTGAAAGAGCTTTGGAGTTTGGGTATTAAAGCCATAAACATTTATGTAAAGGTTAGCGATAATCTTAAAGATAATACAGGTAAAGAGGCTTGGAACCCCAACGGACTAATGCAGCAAGCTATTAAAGCCATAAAAGATGCCGTACCAGGCATGATTGTTATGCCCGACGTAGCCCTAGACCCTTACTCTATTTACGGGCATGATGGTATTGTAGAAAGCGGCGCAATTATAAACGATGCTACCGTTGATGCGCTCACCCGTATGAGTGTGAGCCATGCCGATGCAGGTGCCGATTTTGTTGCTCCTAGTGATATGATGGACGGGCGGGTGCTGGCAATTCGTAAAGCATTGGAAGAAAGCGGACACCACAATGTGGGTATTATGAGTTACAGTGCTAAATATGCCTCGTCGTTTTACGGTCCTTTTCGGGATGCATTGGATAGCGCACCTAAAAGTAGTGGTGTACCCGTACCAAAAGATAAAAAAACCTACCAAATGGATTATGCCAACCGCATTGAAGCCATTAAAGAAGCACTACACGATGTAGAGGAAGGTGCCGATATAATTATGGTAAAACCAGGTTTAGCATATTTGGATATTGTACGCGAGGTTAAAAATGCGGTAAATGTACCCGTATCGGTATTTCATGTATCGGGGGAGTATGCCATGGTAAAAGCTGCTGCTGAAAAAGGCTGGCTGGATCACGATAAAATTATGATAGAACAGTTGCATTGCATTAAACGTGCAGGAGCTAACCTCATCTCTACGTACTTTGCCAAAGAGGCTGCCATAGTACTAAATAAATAA